In the Haloferula helveola genome, one interval contains:
- a CDS encoding class I SAM-dependent methyltransferase has product MKRALILPILLLIAIVALLAWQPWSAPGETPDAADSPGAQVEPSVSVTEPAPAPLPDPPAYETGETTSGGTGKYYMGREIAQVMGHRGISWLERDNREEEEAPSKAIRGLDLAENAVLADIGAGSGYYTFRIAPLVPKGSVIAVDIQPEMIAHLEKRAKANGVNNVRTQLGTIEDTKLETNSIDAALMVDAYHEFSHPVEMLQSIVRALRPGGRVILLEYRAEDPDVPIKRLHKMSEEQVRKEMAAVGLEFVVNHGHLPWQHFLIFRKPG; this is encoded by the coding sequence ATGAAACGCGCGCTCATACTCCCCATTCTGCTGCTTATCGCGATCGTCGCGCTCCTTGCGTGGCAGCCGTGGAGCGCACCGGGGGAGACACCCGATGCGGCCGACTCACCCGGTGCCCAAGTGGAGCCATCGGTTTCCGTCACCGAGCCGGCTCCCGCACCCCTACCCGATCCCCCGGCCTACGAGACGGGTGAGACGACTTCCGGCGGTACCGGAAAATACTACATGGGACGCGAGATCGCCCAGGTGATGGGGCACCGGGGCATCTCTTGGCTGGAACGTGACAACCGGGAAGAGGAGGAAGCACCGTCGAAAGCCATCCGGGGGCTTGATCTGGCCGAGAATGCCGTCCTCGCCGACATCGGCGCGGGTTCCGGCTACTATACTTTCCGTATCGCTCCCTTGGTTCCGAAGGGCAGCGTCATTGCCGTCGACATCCAGCCGGAGATGATCGCCCATCTCGAGAAGCGTGCGAAAGCCAACGGCGTGAACAACGTCCGCACCCAGCTGGGCACGATCGAGGACACCAAGCTCGAAACGAACTCGATCGACGCGGCCCTGATGGTCGATGCCTACCACGAGTTCTCCCATCCGGTGGAGATGCTCCAATCGATTGTCCGCGCACTTCGCCCGGGCGGGCGTGTCATCCTGCTCGAGTACCGCGCGGAGGATCCCGACGTTCCGATCAAGCGCCTCCACAAGATGAGCGAGGAACAGGTTCGCAAGGAGATGGCAGCCGTCGGACTCGAATTCGTGGTGAACCACGGCCACCTCCCGTGGCAGCACTTCCTGATCTTCCGCAAACCTGGTTAG
- a CDS encoding DUF7453 family protein — MNRLFYIGLVLAQSALAAPIELDVILSEGDPGPGTAATVTRIYKGSTNNSGEVILGGRTNGAGPIVWAGDPTALQVIAEGNQASPAPGNPAFNNLANYSAIYPIINDNGDSAFIGATDGTGIGIFTHIGGVLQHIASHGEAVPGAPGTTFQMNFGNLETTAFALNGSSFFHSSIEGAMVTSANNDVLCGGPSGSVQLLAREGDLVNGESDIFFDSVNGVLNETRTSSAGTTAYCASLTGPGASGPDNGSGIILGTPGAFTLALQSGSPASAPGLPGDAQFLGFSNNSPVRVNNAGELLFISSLSGTGISGNVTAGTGNFIALWTGTPGNYRIVARRGDPAPGLPPGVDLSIYQSLNPDERIIALASNGDSAFISSLTGAVTSDDNTAIYAELDGTLHPVIREGDQAEGLAPGVLINNLNPGIGVRFAINANGIVLVLADLTGTGITGANDKALYFWTVADGLQLIAQEGSPLETSPGTFQTVGDLSLNGTMGDDSGHGRNLNNRNEAVIATELDGNEVLLRAKLVIPATYTLVHADTHSSAGGIITSSNYTSAATTGHMADAEGASADYLAKPGFAGQLYEPVSVLVSASPDPVDEEATTQASATVVMDDSTLLPLANTTPAWEVMAGPFTGITAGGLATADIVYQNETGTLRATYAGISGDGLVTVIDSDPDNYQDYAADGIDDDWQVSNFGLPPNSDAAPGENPDADPYDNLFEFLTGYDPNDPSSFLTFRIVDRSPSTAILELSKVIPGTRYTLERSTNLQPGNWAPLYDTVVGSTFLDYELPDKSAPDPAAFYRVDVNPE; from the coding sequence ATGAACCGACTGTTTTACATCGGGCTCGTCCTTGCCCAGTCCGCGCTTGCCGCGCCGATCGAACTCGACGTGATCCTGTCGGAGGGTGATCCGGGCCCGGGCACGGCCGCGACCGTAACCCGCATCTACAAGGGCTCCACCAACAACTCCGGGGAAGTGATCCTCGGGGGCCGCACCAACGGCGCCGGGCCGATCGTCTGGGCGGGTGACCCCACCGCTCTGCAGGTGATTGCCGAGGGCAACCAGGCGTCCCCGGCCCCGGGGAATCCTGCATTCAACAACCTCGCGAACTACAGCGCCATCTATCCGATCATCAATGACAACGGTGACTCGGCCTTCATTGGCGCGACCGATGGTACGGGCATTGGCATCTTCACCCACATCGGCGGAGTCCTTCAGCATATCGCCAGCCACGGCGAAGCGGTTCCCGGAGCCCCCGGCACGACCTTCCAGATGAATTTCGGCAATCTGGAGACCACCGCGTTCGCCCTCAACGGCAGCTCATTTTTCCACAGCTCGATCGAGGGAGCCATGGTGACCAGCGCCAACAACGACGTTCTCTGCGGCGGCCCCTCCGGTTCCGTGCAGCTGCTGGCGCGCGAAGGGGATCTCGTGAATGGCGAGAGCGACATCTTCTTCGACTCTGTCAATGGCGTCCTCAACGAGACGCGCACCAGCAGCGCGGGCACCACCGCCTACTGCGCCAGCCTCACCGGGCCGGGCGCCAGCGGACCTGACAACGGCTCGGGGATCATTCTCGGCACACCCGGGGCCTTCACGCTCGCCCTGCAATCCGGCAGCCCGGCATCGGCACCCGGACTTCCGGGCGATGCGCAGTTCCTCGGGTTCTCGAACAACTCCCCTGTCAGGGTCAATAACGCCGGCGAGCTCCTGTTCATCTCTTCCCTGTCCGGCACGGGGATTTCGGGAAACGTGACCGCAGGCACCGGCAACTTCATCGCGCTCTGGACCGGCACACCCGGCAACTACCGCATCGTTGCCCGCCGCGGCGATCCGGCGCCCGGTCTGCCGCCCGGTGTGGACCTTTCCATCTATCAGTCACTCAATCCCGACGAGCGGATCATCGCTCTCGCCTCCAACGGGGACTCCGCATTCATCTCCAGCCTGACCGGGGCGGTCACCAGCGACGACAATACCGCCATCTACGCGGAGCTCGACGGCACCCTGCATCCGGTGATTCGCGAAGGCGACCAAGCCGAGGGCCTCGCACCGGGAGTCCTGATCAACAATCTGAACCCGGGCATCGGTGTCCGGTTCGCCATCAACGCCAACGGCATCGTTCTGGTCCTCGCCGATCTCACCGGAACCGGCATCACCGGTGCCAACGACAAGGCGCTCTACTTCTGGACCGTTGCGGACGGCTTGCAACTCATCGCCCAGGAAGGAAGCCCTCTGGAGACCTCCCCGGGAACGTTCCAGACGGTCGGCGATCTTTCGTTGAATGGCACGATGGGCGACGATTCGGGCCATGGCCGCAACCTCAACAACCGGAACGAGGCCGTCATCGCGACCGAGCTTGACGGCAACGAGGTTCTGCTCCGCGCGAAGCTCGTCATCCCGGCAACCTACACCTTGGTCCATGCCGATACCCACTCGTCGGCAGGTGGCATCATCACCTCCAGCAACTACACCTCGGCCGCGACCACCGGCCACATGGCCGATGCGGAAGGAGCCTCCGCCGACTACCTCGCCAAGCCGGGTTTCGCAGGACAACTCTACGAACCTGTATCCGTTCTCGTCTCTGCCAGCCCGGATCCCGTCGATGAGGAAGCCACCACCCAGGCCTCCGCCACGGTTGTCATGGATGACTCGACCTTGCTTCCGCTCGCGAACACCACGCCGGCTTGGGAAGTCATGGCGGGGCCCTTCACCGGCATCACCGCTGGCGGTCTCGCCACCGCCGACATCGTGTACCAGAACGAAACGGGAACTCTACGCGCGACTTACGCGGGCATCTCGGGCGACGGACTTGTTACCGTCATCGATTCGGACCCCGACAACTATCAGGACTATGCCGCGGACGGCATCGACGACGATTGGCAGGTGAGCAACTTCGGTCTGCCGCCGAACAGCGACGCCGCTCCCGGCGAGAACCCCGATGCGGACCCCTACGACAACCTCTTCGAGTTCCTGACCGGCTACGACCCCAACGACCCGTCATCGTTCCTGACATTCCGGATTGTCGACCGGAGCCCGAGCACCGCGATCCTCGAGTTGTCGAAAGTCATCCCCGGCACCCGCTACACCCTCGAAAGGTCCACAAATCTGCAGCCTGGAAACTGGGCTCCCCTTTACGACACGGTCGTCGGATCGACCTTCCTCGACTACGAACTCCCGGACAAAAGCGCTCCCGATCCGGCCGCTTTCTACCGCGTCGATGTGAACCCTGAGTAG
- a CDS encoding DNA topoisomerase IV subunit B: protein MAANYTEADIKSLDWREHIRLRPGMYIGKLGDGSSPDDGIYVLLKEVLDNAIDEHIMGYGKEVRIDIDDEGRVEVRDFGRGIPLGKLYDCAAQINTGAKYDSEAFKKSVGLNGVGIKAVNALSDFFEIQAWREGQTKAIEFSRGEVTEEMKTPRKEAADSGTRLAFEVDRSIFPERAKFRDPIVERMCRYYSYLNPGLTLVFNGKKFKSKNGLLDLLSEEMEGESLYGPIHLVGKDIEIAFTHTVEGGEEYYSFVNGQNTTQGGTHLAAFREALVNVIRGFYKKQYDPSDIRAGIEAAICVRIEEPVFESQTKTKLGSATVSPEGETLRTFIGNFLKEHLDNYLHKHPPAAEALQKRILAAEKERKDLKGVKKLARERAKQAKVHNKKLRDCRAHLGTKHKLASASTLFITEGDSASGSITKSRDVETQAVFSLRGKPLNTFGLGKKVVYQNEEFALLQAALGIEDSIEGLRYNKVVVATDADVDGMHIRLLLLTFFLQFFPEIIREGHLHILQTPLFRVRNKKQTVYCYDEAEKEEALSKLGKTAEITRFKGLGEISPDEFKFMIGPDMRLDPVEFEEGKGVKELLAFYMGKNTPDRQEFIINNLREDVDRQVDEEAA from the coding sequence ATGGCAGCGAACTACACTGAAGCCGACATCAAGTCCCTCGATTGGCGTGAACACATCCGGCTCCGGCCCGGGATGTATATCGGCAAACTCGGTGATGGATCGTCGCCGGATGACGGCATCTATGTCCTGCTGAAGGAGGTGCTCGATAACGCCATCGACGAGCACATCATGGGCTACGGCAAGGAGGTCCGGATCGATATCGATGACGAAGGTCGCGTCGAGGTCCGCGACTTCGGCCGGGGTATTCCGCTGGGCAAGCTTTACGACTGTGCGGCGCAGATCAATACCGGCGCGAAGTACGACAGCGAGGCCTTCAAGAAGTCGGTCGGCCTGAATGGTGTCGGCATCAAGGCGGTCAATGCGCTGTCCGACTTTTTCGAGATCCAGGCGTGGCGCGAGGGGCAGACGAAAGCCATCGAGTTCTCCCGCGGCGAGGTGACAGAGGAGATGAAGACCCCTCGGAAGGAGGCGGCCGATTCGGGCACGCGACTCGCGTTCGAGGTCGACCGGAGCATCTTCCCGGAGCGCGCCAAGTTCCGCGATCCGATCGTCGAGCGGATGTGCCGCTACTACAGCTACCTGAATCCGGGGCTGACGCTGGTATTCAACGGCAAGAAGTTCAAATCGAAGAACGGTCTTCTCGATTTGCTCTCGGAGGAGATGGAAGGCGAGTCGCTCTACGGGCCGATCCACCTGGTCGGAAAGGACATCGAGATCGCGTTCACGCACACGGTTGAGGGTGGCGAGGAGTACTACAGCTTCGTCAATGGCCAGAACACGACCCAGGGCGGCACGCACCTCGCGGCTTTCCGCGAGGCTTTGGTGAATGTCATCCGCGGTTTCTACAAGAAGCAGTATGACCCGAGCGACATCCGTGCGGGCATCGAGGCGGCGATCTGCGTGAGGATCGAGGAGCCGGTTTTCGAGTCTCAGACCAAGACCAAGCTCGGTTCGGCCACGGTCTCGCCGGAGGGCGAGACCCTGCGCACCTTCATCGGCAACTTCCTGAAGGAGCATCTCGACAACTACCTTCACAAGCATCCGCCCGCGGCCGAGGCGCTGCAGAAGCGGATCCTCGCGGCCGAGAAGGAGCGCAAGGACCTGAAGGGGGTGAAGAAACTCGCTCGGGAGCGGGCGAAGCAGGCGAAGGTGCACAACAAGAAGCTCCGTGACTGCCGCGCCCATCTCGGGACCAAGCACAAGCTCGCGAGTGCCAGTACGCTTTTCATCACGGAGGGCGACTCGGCATCGGGATCGATCACCAAGAGTCGCGACGTCGAGACCCAGGCGGTGTTCTCCCTGCGCGGCAAGCCGCTCAACACCTTTGGTCTCGGCAAGAAGGTGGTTTATCAGAACGAGGAGTTCGCGTTGCTTCAAGCGGCCCTCGGAATCGAGGACAGCATCGAAGGCCTGCGCTACAACAAGGTGGTGGTCGCGACCGATGCCGACGTCGACGGCATGCACATCCGCTTGCTGCTGCTGACCTTCTTCCTGCAGTTCTTCCCCGAGATCATCCGTGAAGGGCACCTGCACATCCTCCAGACTCCGTTGTTCCGGGTGCGGAACAAGAAGCAGACGGTCTACTGTTACGATGAGGCGGAGAAGGAAGAGGCCTTGTCGAAACTCGGGAAGACCGCCGAGATCACCCGATTCAAGGGGCTTGGAGAAATCTCACCGGACGAGTTCAAATTCATGATCGGGCCCGACATGCGATTGGATCCGGTGGAGTTCGAGGAAGGCAAGGGAGTGAAGGAACTGCTGGCCTTCTACATGGGCAAGAACACGCCGGACCGGCAGGAGTTCATCATCAACAACCTGCGCGAGGATGTGGACCGCCAGGTGGATGAGGAAGCGGCCTGA
- a CDS encoding serine/threonine-protein kinase — MSKGEAEIAYCHACGGAMDVSAVEPFSNVECPNCGKHTRVKREFGPYTLLRRHAIGGMSLVFTAQDNTLDREVVVKILNKEYSEDEKRITAFEEEARITASISHPNVVRVFTTGRAFGRFFIAMEFVPGGHFEHQVRERGTIPEGEALPFAIEVIEGLKAAHQSGLIHRDVKPGNILIDGSGSAKIVDFGLALVTKGGKATASEIWATPYYVPPETIEGQSEDFRSDMYAFGATFYHALAGKPPCNEESMDTKRLRQAKLEVKPLAKVASWLDPATCEVIDRCMAYDPKGRFRTYEDLIAAMRDAQQMVRQRPPAPQKTAVPVPSLQSKKRSGGAKAGIALAWLAVLVAVGVAAKVIFGSGSKPPGGAGGGADDTVNPGPIAVGGSNAGAGVARTYREAGEALSAHDFATAAKKFAEVRDNPGVLEPTGSWAACEVVVMNYLDGRSGDADREIVRAIAHIEKARGLNRQLRDRLLEALGDLRRFPPIAPDESKGRGGADELVAILGGLKNWEQGTLGAAEPLLRKVAESSTGGGNAWLKPYADLAKDYLSDLGTLRRNEPKRFNLGASGCRERIEELKNVEGSLKTKGRARFNVGVWIKEFEKAVHLPPPPPPPGSLPKELKDLLAGCRFVEAVDVLRAWEPHEPKLVEQRSALMLLCQSAATFVSELGELAGPEVGKVSIRSRTGRKFERVVGGGDEGLRVADSAGSEADLRWGELDPNSLIDLHRGLVKDSVNDLDKFRRHEQAVAFDFLAGDPERAKAAGDRLAGYSEAFRRRWQKVAPAVRP; from the coding sequence ATGTCGAAGGGAGAAGCGGAGATCGCGTACTGCCACGCCTGTGGTGGGGCGATGGACGTTTCGGCGGTTGAACCTTTCTCGAACGTCGAGTGCCCGAACTGTGGCAAACACACCCGGGTCAAACGGGAGTTCGGTCCCTATACCTTGCTGCGGCGGCACGCGATCGGCGGCATGAGCCTGGTCTTCACCGCTCAGGACAACACCCTCGACCGCGAGGTGGTCGTCAAGATCCTCAACAAGGAGTATTCGGAGGACGAGAAGAGGATCACCGCATTTGAGGAAGAGGCGCGGATCACGGCATCGATCAGCCACCCGAATGTCGTGCGGGTGTTCACCACGGGCCGGGCCTTCGGAAGGTTCTTCATCGCGATGGAATTCGTTCCGGGCGGTCACTTCGAGCACCAGGTGCGCGAACGGGGAACCATCCCGGAAGGTGAGGCGCTGCCGTTCGCGATCGAGGTGATCGAAGGGCTCAAGGCTGCGCACCAGTCGGGGCTGATCCACCGCGACGTCAAGCCGGGCAACATCCTCATCGATGGCTCCGGAAGTGCCAAGATCGTCGACTTCGGCCTGGCTCTGGTGACCAAGGGCGGCAAGGCGACCGCGAGCGAGATTTGGGCGACTCCTTACTACGTTCCGCCCGAAACCATCGAAGGCCAGAGCGAAGACTTCCGCTCCGACATGTACGCTTTCGGCGCGACCTTTTACCACGCCTTGGCCGGCAAGCCGCCCTGCAACGAGGAGTCGATGGATACCAAGCGGCTGCGGCAGGCGAAGCTTGAGGTGAAGCCCTTGGCGAAGGTCGCAAGCTGGCTCGATCCGGCGACCTGTGAGGTGATCGACCGGTGCATGGCCTATGATCCGAAAGGGAGGTTCAGGACCTACGAGGACCTGATCGCCGCCATGCGCGACGCGCAACAGATGGTCCGGCAGCGTCCACCCGCTCCTCAGAAAACGGCGGTGCCGGTTCCGTCGCTCCAAAGCAAGAAGCGGAGCGGTGGTGCCAAGGCGGGCATCGCGCTCGCCTGGCTTGCGGTGCTGGTCGCGGTAGGAGTTGCTGCCAAAGTCATCTTCGGCAGCGGTTCGAAGCCGCCCGGCGGAGCTGGCGGAGGGGCGGACGATACCGTCAATCCCGGTCCGATTGCCGTCGGAGGAAGCAATGCGGGCGCCGGCGTGGCGAGAACCTATCGCGAAGCCGGGGAAGCGTTGTCCGCACACGATTTCGCCACGGCAGCGAAGAAGTTCGCGGAAGTTCGCGACAATCCCGGCGTGCTTGAGCCGACCGGTTCGTGGGCCGCTTGTGAAGTGGTGGTCATGAACTATCTGGACGGCCGAAGCGGCGATGCCGACCGCGAGATCGTTCGCGCCATTGCCCACATTGAAAAAGCGCGAGGCCTGAACCGGCAGCTTCGCGACCGCTTGCTCGAGGCTCTTGGTGACTTGCGACGCTTCCCGCCGATCGCTCCCGATGAATCGAAGGGCCGTGGCGGAGCGGACGAGTTGGTCGCCATTTTGGGAGGTCTCAAGAACTGGGAGCAGGGCACGCTTGGGGCCGCGGAGCCGCTTTTACGGAAAGTGGCGGAATCTTCGACCGGGGGCGGGAATGCGTGGCTCAAACCTTACGCGGATCTGGCGAAGGACTACCTGTCGGATCTCGGGACGCTCCGACGGAATGAACCGAAGCGCTTCAATCTGGGTGCGTCCGGGTGCAGAGAGCGGATCGAGGAATTGAAGAACGTCGAGGGTTCGCTGAAGACCAAGGGACGTGCCCGTTTCAATGTTGGGGTTTGGATCAAGGAGTTCGAGAAAGCGGTGCATCTCCCGCCACCGCCACCGCCGCCGGGGTCGCTTCCCAAGGAGCTGAAGGATCTGCTGGCCGGTTGTCGGTTTGTGGAAGCGGTCGACGTCCTGCGTGCTTGGGAACCGCACGAACCGAAGCTAGTCGAGCAACGGTCGGCCCTGATGCTCCTGTGCCAATCCGCGGCAACCTTCGTTTCCGAACTTGGTGAGCTGGCCGGCCCGGAGGTGGGGAAAGTGAGCATTCGGAGTCGGACGGGCAGGAAGTTCGAGCGCGTTGTGGGTGGCGGAGATGAGGGGCTGCGCGTTGCCGATTCCGCCGGCTCCGAGGCGGATCTCAGGTGGGGTGAGCTTGACCCCAACAGCCTGATCGACCTGCACCGTGGTTTGGTGAAGGACTCGGTGAACGACTTGGACAAGTTCCGTCGGCATGAGCAGGCGGTGGCCTTCGATTTCCTGGCTGGGGATCCGGAACGTGCCAAAGCGGCGGGCGACCGTCTGGCAGGATATTCCGAGGCATTCCGCCGCCGGTGGCAGAAGGTCGCGCCAGCCGTGAGGCCCTGA
- a CDS encoding RluA family pseudouridine synthase yields the protein MEIHVENDAGTRLDAYLASRLDDLSRSRIQSLIREQHIRINGQPAKPRDAVSLGDRIQVEVPEAVPDEALPEDIPLSILHEDDDVIVIDKAHGMVVHPAAGNPDGTLVNALLHHCKGKLSGIGGVERPGIVHRLDKDTSGCMVVAKTDTAHRSLVEQFAGRSTAKHYLAVVQGKPPKEQDTVFTHIGRHPVNRMKMAVVNPPGGRASITDYRLLVTDPATDSSLVHCHLHTGRTHQIRVHMLHSGCPLIGDPIYAKPARQRAKPGRLMLHAWRLAFDHLDGRRLSFEAPVPSDFTPWLQILDPPLDHLRDELSHG from the coding sequence ATGGAGATCCATGTCGAGAACGACGCTGGCACCCGGCTCGATGCCTACCTGGCATCCCGGCTCGACGACCTGTCACGCTCGCGGATCCAGTCTCTCATCCGGGAGCAGCACATCCGGATCAACGGACAGCCGGCCAAACCGAGGGATGCGGTGTCACTGGGAGACAGAATCCAGGTCGAAGTCCCGGAAGCCGTACCCGACGAGGCGCTGCCGGAAGACATCCCGCTTTCGATTCTGCACGAGGACGACGACGTGATCGTGATCGACAAGGCCCACGGCATGGTCGTCCACCCGGCCGCCGGCAATCCCGACGGCACCCTCGTCAACGCGCTGCTGCACCACTGCAAGGGCAAGCTTTCGGGGATCGGCGGAGTCGAGCGACCGGGCATCGTTCACCGCCTCGACAAGGACACCTCGGGCTGCATGGTCGTTGCCAAGACCGACACCGCGCATCGCTCGTTGGTCGAACAGTTCGCCGGTCGCTCGACCGCCAAGCACTACCTCGCGGTCGTCCAGGGAAAGCCGCCGAAGGAACAGGATACCGTTTTCACCCACATCGGACGGCACCCCGTCAACCGGATGAAAATGGCCGTCGTGAACCCGCCCGGCGGACGGGCTTCGATCACCGACTACCGACTGCTCGTGACCGATCCGGCGACCGACAGCAGCCTCGTCCACTGCCACCTGCACACCGGCCGGACACACCAGATCCGCGTCCACATGCTCCACTCCGGCTGCCCTTTGATCGGTGATCCGATCTACGCCAAACCCGCCCGACAACGAGCCAAGCCCGGGCGATTGATGCTACACGCGTGGCGGCTTGCCTTTGATCATCTCGATGGCAGGCGACTCTCGTTCGAAGCCCCGGTGCCATCCGACTTCACGCCCTGGCTCCAAATTCTCGATCCACCCCTCGACCACCTCCGCGATGAACTTTCCCATGGATGA
- a CDS encoding FtsW/RodA/SpoVE family cell cycle protein, with protein MRKLLGINWALVITMYGLLVFGVFSIESAARHLPGGGEQFANAQKTWILIGSGVYLITALIDYRWFRWLGIPMYVVGVGLCAAIMNSDSEVHQITVAGLSFQPAQLAIASGILMLSWLLQDLPRLGRMIPKVGWLLEEPFVKVGLVGVLTGIPFLVVVKMGDMGSALVWIPVALVALIVSGVPFRYLSFMGFIAMAILPLLYFIVLPQASERGAARIDLFLDMLQDKPVDTSGDAYAPYNIAITIGHAGWGGLGWMATEEHGSMHDRRMIPVNTVHNDFIFPVIAEEQGFRGGLLLISAFMLLLVICLFIASYARDPMGRIIVGGVVALFFAHIFENIGMCIQLMPITGIPLPLISYSGTFAVMCMFLLGLVQSVWVHRKPVRVEAVVEKEEPQSPGLIISSDVR; from the coding sequence TTGCGCAAATTGCTCGGAATCAACTGGGCGCTCGTCATCACGATGTACGGGTTGCTGGTGTTCGGCGTCTTTTCGATCGAGAGCGCCGCCCGGCATCTGCCCGGCGGCGGCGAGCAGTTCGCCAACGCGCAGAAGACGTGGATCCTGATCGGCTCAGGCGTTTACCTGATCACGGCTTTGATCGATTACCGGTGGTTCCGGTGGCTCGGGATTCCGATGTATGTGGTGGGTGTCGGTCTCTGTGCCGCGATCATGAATTCGGACAGCGAGGTGCACCAGATCACGGTTGCCGGTCTGAGCTTTCAGCCGGCGCAGCTCGCGATCGCCTCGGGAATCCTGATGCTTTCCTGGTTGCTACAGGATCTGCCCCGGCTCGGTCGGATGATCCCGAAGGTCGGTTGGCTGTTGGAGGAGCCGTTTGTGAAGGTCGGTCTCGTCGGAGTGCTTACCGGCATACCTTTTCTCGTGGTGGTGAAGATGGGAGATATGGGATCGGCGCTGGTCTGGATCCCGGTGGCACTGGTCGCCCTGATCGTGAGTGGCGTGCCTTTTCGCTACCTGAGCTTCATGGGGTTCATTGCGATGGCCATCCTGCCATTGCTCTACTTCATCGTCCTGCCGCAGGCGTCGGAACGCGGTGCGGCGCGGATCGACCTGTTTCTGGACATGCTTCAGGACAAGCCGGTCGACACCAGCGGAGATGCCTACGCGCCTTACAACATCGCGATCACCATCGGGCATGCGGGCTGGGGCGGTCTCGGTTGGATGGCGACGGAGGAGCACGGGTCGATGCACGACCGACGGATGATTCCGGTCAACACGGTGCACAACGACTTCATCTTCCCGGTCATCGCCGAGGAGCAGGGCTTCCGTGGCGGGCTGCTGCTGATCTCCGCGTTCATGCTGTTGCTGGTGATCTGTCTGTTCATCGCCAGCTACGCCCGCGACCCGATGGGCCGGATCATCGTGGGCGGGGTGGTTGCGCTTTTCTTCGCCCACATTTTCGAGAACATCGGGATGTGTATTCAGCTGATGCCGATTACCGGTATTCCGCTGCCGCTGATCAGCTACTCCGGAACCTTCGCGGTGATGTGCATGTTCCTGCTCGGGCTGGTGCAGAGCGTGTGGGTTCACCGCAAGCCGGTGAGGGTCGAGGCGGTGGTCGAGAAGGAGGAGCCTCAGTCGCCGGGATTGATCATCTCGAGCGACGTCCGGTAG